The Hyphomonas sediminis genome contains a region encoding:
- a CDS encoding acyl-CoA dehydrogenase family protein: MADTQQTPDAYEELNDLRMSDAARPLYEHVKRFIAETVQPMSEEFYRLGEGNKDIWSYAPGQLECLEKAKDEAKKQGLWNFFLPDAETGEGLSNLDYAYIAAELGKNSLASESMNCSAPDTGNMEVLERVGTPAQKEQWLKPLLEGKIRSAFAMTEPGMASSDAKNVSMSAVLEGDEWVLNGDKYYISGAGDPRCKIMITMVKTNDGPDVNRQQSQILVPLPHPGVTIMGPMHVFGDPDAPHGHMHLRFENVRVPKENMLLGEGRGFEISQLRLGPGRIHHCMRSIGSAEKALDLMCIRGLSREAFGKQLAKLGGNTEVISRARIEIEAMRMMVLKAAKAMDVLGNKEARVWISMVKAMVPERVCKIIDDAIQIHGATGVSQWTPLARMYASQRTLRLADGPDEVHHMVVGRHELRKYEGGVEDPALAAIWRK; this comes from the coding sequence ATGGCTGACACACAACAAACGCCTGATGCCTATGAAGAGCTGAACGATCTGCGCATGTCAGACGCGGCCCGCCCGCTTTACGAGCATGTGAAGCGCTTCATTGCCGAAACCGTGCAGCCGATGAGCGAGGAGTTCTATCGCCTCGGAGAAGGCAACAAGGACATCTGGTCCTATGCGCCCGGCCAGCTGGAATGCCTGGAGAAAGCCAAGGACGAAGCCAAGAAGCAGGGCCTCTGGAACTTCTTCCTGCCGGACGCTGAAACCGGCGAAGGCCTGTCGAACCTCGACTACGCCTACATTGCCGCCGAACTCGGCAAGAACTCGCTCGCTTCGGAGAGCATGAACTGCTCGGCGCCCGACACCGGCAACATGGAAGTGCTCGAGCGCGTCGGAACGCCGGCCCAGAAGGAACAGTGGTTGAAGCCGCTGCTCGAAGGCAAGATCCGCTCCGCCTTCGCAATGACAGAGCCGGGCATGGCGTCTTCGGATGCAAAGAACGTCTCCATGAGCGCTGTCCTGGAAGGCGATGAGTGGGTGCTCAACGGCGACAAGTATTACATCTCCGGCGCCGGCGACCCGCGCTGCAAGATCATGATCACCATGGTGAAGACCAATGACGGGCCGGATGTGAACCGCCAGCAGTCTCAGATCCTGGTGCCGCTGCCCCATCCGGGCGTGACGATCATGGGGCCGATGCATGTGTTCGGCGATCCCGATGCGCCCCACGGCCACATGCACCTGCGCTTCGAGAATGTCCGTGTTCCGAAGGAAAATATGCTGCTCGGCGAAGGCCGCGGCTTCGAGATTTCGCAGCTGCGCCTTGGCCCCGGCCGTATCCACCACTGCATGCGCTCCATCGGCTCGGCGGAAAAGGCGCTCGACCTGATGTGCATCCGTGGCCTGTCGCGTGAAGCCTTCGGCAAGCAGCTCGCCAAGCTCGGCGGCAATACCGAAGTGATCAGCCGCGCGCGCATCGAGATTGAAGCCATGCGCATGATGGTGCTGAAAGCTGCCAAGGCGATGGATGTTCTGGGCAACAAGGAAGCCCGCGTGTGGATTTCCATGGTCAAGGCCATGGTGCCCGAGCGCGTGTGCAAGATCATTGACGACGCGATCCAGATCCACGGCGCGACCGGCGTGTCGCAATGGACGCCGCTGGCCCGCATGTATGCCAGCCAGCGCACGCTGCGCCTGGCCGACGGCCCGGATGAAGTGCACCACATGGTGGTTGGTCGCCATGAGCTGCGCAAATATGAAGGCGGCGTGGAAGACCCGGCGCTGGCCGCTATCTGGCGGAAGTAA
- a CDS encoding sulfite exporter TauE/SafE family protein, whose protein sequence is MSPFIAFALLVTVLITSFISGIFGMAGGLILMAALTALLPVATAMVVHGAVQMVSNGYRAILWRKYVDWKIFRRYAMGSVAAILLLFAVSWRPEATAVYLLLAVAAFTVWIPKNWIDIDVQRRGQAETAGFLLQMMNTLAGVTGPLLDIFFARTVMDRRAVVATKAVTQVFAHLVKVAFWGSALWSAETLNSLPPAWFFIAAVPLSMLGTTLGGKLLEKMTDIDFRRWMRLLVTAVGVFMLSRAAGWL, encoded by the coding sequence ATGAGCCCGTTTATCGCCTTTGCGCTGCTGGTGACCGTCCTGATCACCTCGTTCATTTCCGGCATTTTCGGTATGGCCGGCGGACTGATCCTGATGGCCGCGCTGACGGCGCTGTTGCCAGTGGCCACTGCAATGGTCGTACACGGCGCTGTTCAGATGGTCTCCAATGGATACCGGGCAATCCTCTGGCGGAAATATGTCGACTGGAAGATCTTCCGCCGCTACGCGATGGGTTCGGTCGCCGCGATCCTGCTGCTGTTTGCAGTCTCCTGGCGCCCGGAGGCAACTGCGGTCTACCTGTTGCTGGCAGTTGCCGCTTTCACCGTCTGGATCCCCAAGAACTGGATCGACATTGACGTTCAGCGGCGCGGCCAGGCGGAAACCGCCGGCTTCCTCCTGCAGATGATGAACACGCTGGCCGGTGTCACCGGCCCGCTGCTCGATATCTTCTTCGCCCGAACGGTGATGGACCGCCGCGCCGTGGTCGCTACCAAGGCCGTCACTCAGGTCTTTGCCCACCTCGTGAAGGTTGCCTTCTGGGGCTCGGCCCTTTGGTCGGCGGAAACGCTGAACTCCCTGCCGCCAGCCTGGTTCTTTATCGCTGCGGTTCCGCTCTCCATGCTCGGCACAACGCTGGGCGGTAAACTGCTGGAGAAGATGACGGATATCGACTTTCGTCGCTGGATGCGCCTGCTGGTCACCGCTGTCGGCGTCTTCATGCTGTCCCGCGCCGCAGGCTGGCTCTAG
- a CDS encoding LysR family transcriptional regulator, protein MNLRALDLNLLPVLEAIYAERSLTRASEVLHITQPAVSNALSRLRAHFEDPLFVREGRGVKPTAMTEALMPAVREALDKLRTGLEPRSVFEPSRSTRVFNISCRDASAHILAPPLAQKLEAQAPGIRIAWSQIHRSAVSSELASGRLDLAIDIHDLRGPELERTLLSSTDYACMLAKDHPLADKPLTLDSFFGLRHIAVSSRREGRCLIEEMARSRGYRITPVHRLPHYMPAIEVVRGTRLALVAPQPVAASAGLAVLKLPFEFISPGSVLYWHREYAQDPALMWLRSIITNLSKTPH, encoded by the coding sequence ATGAATCTGAGAGCGCTTGATCTCAACCTCCTGCCGGTGCTGGAGGCAATCTATGCCGAACGCAGCCTGACGCGAGCGAGCGAGGTGCTGCACATCACGCAGCCAGCCGTCAGCAATGCGCTGTCGCGCCTGCGCGCGCATTTCGAAGACCCGCTCTTCGTCCGCGAAGGCCGGGGCGTGAAGCCAACCGCGATGACTGAAGCGCTGATGCCTGCTGTGCGTGAGGCATTGGACAAGCTGCGCACCGGGCTGGAGCCGCGCTCCGTATTCGAACCGTCACGATCCACGCGCGTGTTCAACATTTCCTGCCGGGATGCGAGCGCGCATATCCTGGCTCCGCCGCTTGCGCAGAAGCTGGAAGCCCAGGCGCCAGGCATCCGCATCGCCTGGAGCCAGATACACAGGTCAGCTGTGTCGAGCGAGCTGGCGTCCGGTCGGCTGGATCTGGCGATCGACATTCACGATCTGCGCGGCCCGGAACTTGAACGCACGCTTCTCTCATCTACCGATTATGCCTGCATGCTGGCCAAGGATCATCCGTTAGCGGATAAACCCCTGACGTTGGATTCGTTTTTCGGACTTCGCCATATTGCCGTTTCCAGCCGCCGGGAAGGACGCTGCCTCATTGAGGAAATGGCGCGATCCAGGGGCTACCGGATCACGCCCGTTCACCGCCTGCCCCATTATATGCCTGCCATTGAAGTCGTTCGCGGCACGAGGCTGGCGCTGGTGGCGCCGCAGCCGGTAGCAGCGTCAGCCGGTCTTGCCGTGTTGAAACTGCCGTTCGAGTTCATTTCTCCCGGCTCGGTACTCTATTGGCACAGGGAATACGCTCAGGACCCGGCGCTGATGTGGCTGCGCAGCATCATTACCAATCTGTCGAAGACGCCTCACTAA
- a CDS encoding cation:proton antiporter domain-containing protein yields MEHGAAHGPDPTLIKDLLVFLIAAGVLVPAMRLLKMPTIIAFMLAGIALGPFALGHFAQDYPFLEYFSITEPEAAMPFAELGVLFLLFLLGVEFSFARLWALRRVVLGAGSVQTILSAVAIAATGVLLGLDLATAMILGLALALSSTAIVMQVLVEERRAALPAGRASFGVLLFQDMMVAPILIFVGFVTLKSGANLGGVLLDAFIRGLIAVAVIWFVGNFLLDRVFRLAAASGGRDFLMALTLLTVVGAGAITYSAGLSVALGAFLAGLLVGETEFKHQTEVDLEPFKGLLLGLFFMTVGMGLNLPAIASQIGWIFAALAGLIVVKVGIAYLACRLFAGRHPVSIEAALLLAPAGEFAFVVLTAAQAGRAITPDLAAFVSAVAGLSMLLTPLLGQLGRRLALRRTEAPDANGMELKEPAEFESHVILAGYGRVGQAVAHVLRSEGVMLVALDRDPAKVHQARLDGLSAYVGDAARPEILELTGIGKADQFIVTVDDAVRAETMVRCARSLHAEMLILARAHDGEHAGRLEEAGAAHVVPEAVESGLQMAGMALEAFGYDTETVRDRLALVRDEEYRRA; encoded by the coding sequence ATGGAGCATGGCGCAGCACACGGGCCCGACCCGACACTGATCAAGGATCTTCTGGTCTTTCTGATTGCGGCCGGCGTTCTTGTTCCGGCCATGCGTCTCCTAAAGATGCCGACCATCATCGCATTCATGCTTGCCGGCATCGCGCTGGGGCCTTTTGCGCTCGGCCATTTTGCGCAGGACTATCCGTTTCTGGAATACTTTTCGATCACCGAGCCTGAAGCGGCGATGCCCTTTGCGGAACTGGGCGTGCTGTTCCTGTTGTTCCTGCTGGGCGTTGAGTTTTCATTTGCGCGTCTCTGGGCCCTGCGACGGGTCGTGCTGGGAGCGGGATCTGTGCAGACGATTCTGAGCGCTGTCGCAATTGCGGCAACGGGCGTGTTGCTTGGGCTGGATCTTGCCACGGCCATGATCCTCGGGCTTGCGCTGGCACTGTCATCTACGGCGATCGTCATGCAGGTGCTGGTGGAGGAACGCCGCGCGGCCCTGCCGGCGGGCCGGGCCTCATTTGGCGTTCTGCTCTTCCAGGACATGATGGTCGCGCCCATCCTGATCTTCGTCGGCTTTGTAACCCTTAAGAGCGGCGCCAATCTGGGCGGCGTCCTGTTGGATGCTTTCATCCGGGGGCTGATTGCTGTTGCGGTCATATGGTTCGTTGGAAACTTCCTGCTGGATCGCGTGTTCAGGCTTGCCGCCGCCAGTGGGGGAAGGGACTTCCTGATGGCGCTGACCCTGCTGACGGTGGTCGGTGCCGGTGCCATTACCTACAGCGCCGGTCTTTCGGTAGCGCTCGGGGCATTCTTGGCGGGCCTGCTGGTCGGGGAGACGGAGTTCAAGCACCAGACGGAAGTCGACCTTGAGCCCTTCAAGGGATTGCTGTTGGGGTTGTTCTTCATGACTGTTGGAATGGGACTTAACCTGCCTGCGATCGCCAGCCAGATCGGTTGGATCTTTGCTGCACTCGCCGGGCTGATCGTCGTCAAGGTTGGCATCGCTTATCTTGCCTGCCGTTTGTTTGCGGGCCGGCATCCAGTCTCGATAGAGGCGGCCCTGCTGCTCGCTCCAGCGGGGGAGTTTGCGTTCGTGGTGCTGACGGCGGCCCAGGCTGGGCGTGCGATTACGCCGGATCTTGCCGCGTTCGTCTCGGCGGTTGCCGGGCTTTCGATGTTGCTGACGCCACTTCTAGGCCAGCTTGGCCGCCGGCTTGCTCTGCGCCGGACCGAAGCGCCCGACGCCAATGGAATGGAACTCAAAGAACCGGCGGAATTTGAAAGCCATGTCATTCTTGCCGGGTATGGCCGTGTCGGGCAGGCTGTCGCTCATGTGCTCCGCAGCGAGGGAGTCATGCTTGTTGCGCTCGATCGGGACCCGGCCAAAGTGCATCAGGCTCGGCTCGACGGTCTCTCGGCCTATGTGGGTGACGCTGCGCGGCCGGAAATCCTTGAGCTGACCGGCATCGGCAAAGCGGACCAGTTCATCGTCACCGTGGATGATGCGGTTCGCGCGGAGACGATGGTTCGATGCGCACGCAGCTTGCATGCAGAAATGTTGATCCTCGCGCGTGCGCATGACGGTGAACATGCGGGCCGCTTGGAAGAAGCAGGCGCGGCGCATGTTGTACCAGAAGCGGTAGAGTCCGGCCTTCAGATGGCCGGTATGGCGCTTGAGGCGTTCGGCTATGATACGGAAACCGTGCGCGACAGGCTCGCGCTGGTCCGGGATGAGGAGTACCGCCGGGCTTAG
- a CDS encoding nucleoside deaminase has product MTIEIEAMSRALELAREAAADGEVPVGAVVVDPATGQIVGEGANRPVGTHDPSAHAEIIALRAAAAKLGNYRLTGLDLYVTLEPCAMCAGAISFARISRLVFAAQDVKGGAVMNGGRFFEQPTCHWRPEWRQDPLHDAEAGDLLRSFFRNRRG; this is encoded by the coding sequence ATGACTATTGAGATCGAAGCGATGAGCCGCGCCCTTGAACTGGCGCGTGAAGCTGCAGCGGACGGCGAAGTGCCGGTCGGCGCTGTCGTCGTCGATCCCGCGACAGGACAGATCGTTGGGGAGGGGGCGAACCGTCCCGTGGGAACGCATGACCCGAGCGCCCATGCAGAGATCATCGCCCTGCGCGCCGCGGCGGCGAAGCTCGGGAACTATCGCCTCACCGGGCTCGACCTCTATGTCACGCTAGAGCCCTGCGCTATGTGTGCCGGCGCCATCAGCTTCGCGCGGATCAGCCGGTTGGTCTTTGCTGCGCAAGACGTGAAGGGGGGCGCGGTGATGAACGGTGGCCGCTTCTTTGAGCAGCCGACCTGCCATTGGCGTCCTGAATGGCGCCAGGACCCGCTGCACGACGCAGAGGCAGGCGATCTGCTTCGCAGCTTCTTCCGCAACCGGCGGGGCTGA
- a CDS encoding crotonase/enoyl-CoA hydratase family protein: MTATVKIENDIALITMDDGKANAISLTMLDALNAALDEAAAAKVIVLAGRAEKFSAGFDLKFLASAEPEDVRRLVNGGGKLVFRLFTLDKPVIAACTGHAIAMGSFLLLGADTRIGARGPYKIGANETAIGMTLPGFAVEMPRDRLNPMYMTEAMVQGRLYSPDEAVPVGWLDRVVESADVLSAAMADAERLLPVANAAYGRNKILARRPAIDAIRPTLVD, translated from the coding sequence GTGACTGCCACCGTCAAAATCGAGAACGACATTGCCCTCATCACCATGGACGACGGCAAGGCGAACGCCATCAGCCTCACCATGCTCGATGCGCTGAATGCCGCGTTGGACGAGGCGGCTGCGGCAAAGGTCATCGTGCTGGCCGGGCGGGCTGAAAAGTTCTCGGCGGGCTTCGATCTAAAGTTCCTTGCGTCGGCCGAGCCGGAGGATGTCCGGCGGCTCGTCAATGGCGGCGGCAAGCTCGTTTTCCGTCTGTTTACTCTGGATAAGCCTGTGATCGCCGCATGCACCGGCCATGCTATCGCGATGGGCTCGTTCCTCCTGCTGGGCGCGGACACGCGGATCGGCGCGCGGGGGCCCTACAAGATCGGCGCCAATGAAACGGCAATCGGGATGACGCTGCCCGGCTTTGCCGTCGAGATGCCGCGCGACCGGCTGAACCCGATGTACATGACCGAGGCGATGGTGCAGGGCCGGCTATATTCGCCGGATGAGGCAGTGCCCGTAGGTTGGCTCGACAGGGTGGTGGAGTCGGCGGACGTTCTCAGCGCTGCAATGGCAGACGCAGAGCGCCTGCTTCCCGTTGCCAACGCCGCCTATGGCCGGAACAAGATTCTTGCGCGCCGACCGGCCATTGATGCCATCCGACCGACGCTGGTGGATTAG
- the rsmD gene encoding 16S rRNA (guanine(966)-N(2))-methyltransferase RsmD translates to MRIIAGQHKGRSLSAPKGMTTRPTSDRTRESVFNILAHADWAPDLEGARVIDLFAGSGALGLEAMSRGAAFCLFVETDHGARGAIRDNIEALGLFGNTRLHRRSATDLGEKPAGVGSPFTLAFLDPPYHKNLVQPALDCLVSGAWLTEDAIAIVETGSDETLMFPGWELIDTRDFGAARVQFLKQA, encoded by the coding sequence ATGCGCATCATCGCCGGACAGCACAAGGGCCGCAGCCTTTCCGCACCGAAGGGCATGACCACGCGGCCAACCAGCGACCGGACGCGGGAAAGCGTGTTCAATATTCTGGCCCATGCAGACTGGGCGCCGGACCTGGAAGGCGCGCGCGTGATCGACCTGTTTGCAGGCTCCGGTGCGCTGGGCCTGGAAGCAATGAGCCGGGGGGCGGCGTTCTGCCTGTTTGTTGAGACCGACCATGGCGCCCGCGGCGCAATCCGCGACAATATCGAAGCGCTCGGGTTGTTCGGAAATACCCGCCTGCACCGCCGCTCCGCAACAGACCTGGGCGAGAAGCCAGCTGGCGTTGGCAGCCCCTTTACGCTCGCCTTCCTTGACCCGCCCTACCACAAGAACCTAGTGCAGCCGGCACTGGATTGCCTGGTAAGCGGAGCATGGTTGACGGAAGATGCCATCGCGATTGTCGAAACTGGCTCAGATGAAACGTTGATGTTTCCCGGCTGGGAACTCATCGACACGCGCGACTTTGGCGCGGCCCGTGTTCAGTTTCTCAAGCAGGCCTAG
- a CDS encoding GGDEF domain-containing protein — MSLNVAEAKTAAPSPEARGGQEFRDACKAAISVFQLSEKYKTAPYPHAYAVWFAYTTKADPELVAEIDELLLTKDTLTGYDIDLLFQAYLIEDTGVFATHDIGQAIGDEIHEVLGVISESLEQTSSFNNRLAHFEQDIPQALSAEKLSAVVTNLIEENRRMAAITDQLSQGLSRSQEMISTLNQQLNEVRNQSLCDALTGVLNRRAFDRALDEAVERAGRLHQPLCVAMADLDHFKTLNDTHGHLSGDAVLQAFAGVLSGDIEHPEAVARYGGEEFALILPECDLMTAYNRLVSMKHKFSKMTHLSGDGNQVIPPVTASFGLARLEPGMSARDLMQKADAYLYEAKSKGRNTVKAQGIG, encoded by the coding sequence ATGAGCCTGAACGTCGCTGAAGCCAAAACCGCTGCCCCCTCGCCCGAGGCAAGAGGTGGCCAGGAATTTCGTGACGCATGCAAAGCTGCGATCAGCGTTTTCCAGCTCAGTGAAAAGTACAAAACAGCTCCGTATCCGCACGCATATGCTGTCTGGTTTGCATATACAACCAAAGCGGACCCTGAACTTGTCGCTGAGATTGACGAGTTGCTGCTGACGAAAGACACACTGACAGGTTATGATATCGACCTGCTGTTCCAAGCCTATCTGATTGAAGATACCGGTGTGTTTGCAACCCATGATATTGGCCAGGCAATCGGTGATGAAATTCACGAAGTGCTCGGTGTAATCAGCGAGAGCCTGGAACAAACCAGCAGTTTCAATAATCGGCTTGCGCACTTCGAGCAGGATATTCCGCAAGCCCTTTCCGCCGAAAAGCTCAGCGCAGTCGTAACGAACCTGATCGAAGAAAATCGGCGCATGGCAGCGATCACAGACCAACTGAGTCAGGGACTCAGCCGGTCCCAAGAAATGATCTCCACACTGAATCAACAGCTCAACGAAGTACGCAACCAGTCGCTTTGTGATGCTCTTACCGGCGTTCTGAATCGCCGCGCCTTTGATCGGGCTTTGGATGAAGCCGTCGAACGCGCTGGCCGGCTGCACCAGCCGCTTTGCGTCGCAATGGCAGACCTCGATCATTTCAAGACTCTCAACGACACGCACGGCCATCTATCTGGAGACGCTGTATTGCAGGCGTTCGCCGGCGTCCTCTCCGGCGATATTGAACATCCCGAGGCGGTCGCCCGCTATGGCGGCGAAGAGTTCGCACTTATCCTGCCCGAATGCGATCTGATGACAGCCTATAACCGGCTTGTCTCCATGAAGCACAAGTTCAGCAAAATGACCCATCTTTCTGGGGATGGAAATCAGGTAATCCCGCCGGTTACGGCATCCTTCGGCCTTGCACGCCTGGAGCCTGGAATGTCAGCCCGTGACCTGATGCAAAAGGCAGATGCATACCTGTACGAGGCGAAGTCGAAAGGCCGGAACACGGTCAAAGCACAAGGTATCGGCTGA
- a CDS encoding transglycosylase domain-containing protein produces the protein MPRVIRVPAQALEVRQLSPVRILLLAVGFILLCGAGWAFWKWQSLHTGMPKLPEPAALWQAQREPAIEFVDIEGNTLAVRGPRYGRAVSVAELPKHVPQAFIAAEDKRFYEHDGADEAAIARAAISNAAAGETVSGASTITQQVIKNLVLDARQTMQRKAQEITLARQLEKKMSKDEILSLYLNRIYFGAGLYGIDAASRFYFGKPPAELEIHEAALLAALPKAPSKLNLRDNLEGAKSRQLYVLKEMEGEKFISKEQAAAARDAKITIIDAPKYDVELGYALDIAAERLKAMLPQVPGDAVVTLTIDPKIQKRVEAKISARMAKDGKSVSAGQASSLILDRNGAVVSLTGGVDYAASPFNRVTQAKRQPGSSFKPFVYALALEDGYSPYDVFNDRPITIGKWQPTNYSSEYHGPMTLVEAFARSTNTIAAELGVEVNPERIVSLANKFGITSEMEPYPSIALGSQVVSLWELVRAYGVFQTGGYRLDPYIIQKVTDSRGAMYYEHPASERDRVYAEDLAAEMNAMLMRAVNSAHGTGARARIPGWSVAGKTGTSQESRDAWFVGFTAAYVGGVWVGNDDDSPMKRVTGGGLPADIWSDIMKIAHEGKKSEQLFGADRMVLLDPAAEERITFYRGMAQAFAAASGSSRTASRGGSTQQVE, from the coding sequence ATGCCCCGTGTTATCCGGGTGCCCGCGCAGGCACTGGAAGTGCGCCAGCTGAGCCCCGTCCGCATCCTGCTGCTGGCAGTTGGCTTCATCCTGCTTTGCGGGGCAGGCTGGGCTTTCTGGAAATGGCAAAGCCTGCACACTGGCATGCCAAAACTGCCGGAACCGGCAGCGCTCTGGCAAGCCCAGCGTGAGCCCGCCATCGAGTTTGTCGATATTGAAGGCAACACGCTCGCCGTGCGGGGCCCGCGCTATGGACGCGCCGTCTCGGTGGCGGAGCTGCCAAAGCATGTGCCGCAGGCGTTTATCGCGGCAGAGGATAAGCGCTTCTACGAACACGACGGCGCTGATGAGGCCGCCATTGCCCGCGCCGCCATTTCCAATGCGGCTGCCGGTGAAACCGTATCGGGCGCCTCGACCATCACTCAGCAGGTTATCAAGAACCTGGTCTTGGATGCGCGCCAGACCATGCAGCGCAAGGCGCAGGAGATCACGCTCGCCCGGCAGCTTGAGAAGAAGATGTCGAAGGACGAGATCCTGTCGCTCTATCTCAACCGGATTTATTTTGGCGCGGGCCTTTATGGCATCGACGCAGCCTCGCGCTTTTATTTTGGAAAACCGCCCGCTGAACTTGAAATTCACGAAGCCGCGCTTCTGGCCGCGCTTCCTAAAGCGCCCTCCAAACTGAACCTGCGCGACAATCTTGAGGGCGCCAAATCGCGCCAGCTCTACGTGCTCAAGGAGATGGAAGGGGAGAAATTCATCTCCAAGGAGCAGGCCGCAGCGGCCCGCGACGCCAAGATTACTATCATTGATGCGCCGAAGTACGATGTGGAGCTAGGCTACGCGCTCGATATTGCTGCTGAACGCCTCAAGGCAATGCTGCCGCAAGTGCCGGGAGATGCCGTCGTTACCCTGACGATCGACCCGAAGATTCAGAAGAGGGTCGAGGCAAAGATCAGCGCCCGCATGGCGAAAGATGGGAAGTCTGTTTCTGCAGGGCAAGCGTCCAGCCTGATCCTCGACCGCAATGGAGCGGTTGTCTCGCTGACGGGCGGCGTCGACTACGCAGCCTCCCCCTTCAATCGCGTGACGCAGGCCAAGCGCCAGCCCGGCTCCAGCTTCAAGCCATTCGTCTACGCGCTCGCGCTCGAGGACGGGTACTCCCCGTATGATGTTTTCAATGATCGCCCGATAACGATCGGCAAATGGCAGCCGACCAATTATAGCAGCGAATATCATGGGCCGATGACGCTGGTCGAAGCTTTCGCAAGGTCGACCAATACGATTGCGGCCGAGCTCGGCGTTGAGGTCAATCCGGAGCGCATCGTCTCACTCGCGAACAAGTTCGGCATCACGAGCGAGATGGAGCCTTATCCTTCCATTGCACTCGGTAGCCAGGTTGTCAGCCTGTGGGAGCTCGTGCGGGCTTATGGCGTGTTCCAGACCGGCGGTTACAGGCTTGATCCCTATATCATCCAGAAGGTCACGGACTCCCGCGGCGCCATGTACTATGAGCACCCAGCTTCAGAGCGGGACAGAGTATACGCTGAAGACCTCGCAGCAGAAATGAATGCTATGCTGATGCGCGCTGTAAATTCCGCTCACGGAACTGGCGCGCGCGCGCGCATCCCCGGTTGGTCCGTTGCCGGAAAGACCGGCACGAGCCAGGAATCCCGAGATGCATGGTTCGTTGGGTTTACGGCAGCGTATGTTGGCGGCGTCTGGGTTGGTAATGATGACGATAGCCCGATGAAGCGGGTTACCGGCGGCGGTTTGCCGGCAGATATCTGGTCTGACATCATGAAGATCGCCCACGAAGGAAAGAAATCAGAGCAATTGTTCGGTGCAGACCGGATGGTTTTGCTTGATCCGGCAGCGGAAGAACGCATCACATTCTACCGCGGCATGGCGCAGGCCTTCGCTGCGGCGTCTGGCTCTTCGCGCACGGCTAGTCGAGGTGGCTCGACCCAGCAGGTAGAATAG
- a CDS encoding c-type cytochrome, which produces MRKYLFPILAACSALTLSACGQKAEAPEPVVPAEAPAEPDGPAFDVEALGIPTDADSIADGRVIAETHCAICHGLDQDPPLRTDAPPLRYVLSLYSPESLAEDFRAGIHVGHEDMPDFVFGDLGMDVLLAYLVSIQETPPASE; this is translated from the coding sequence ATGCGCAAATACCTGTTTCCCATCCTTGCCGCATGCAGCGCGCTGACACTTTCCGCCTGTGGTCAAAAGGCTGAGGCACCGGAACCCGTCGTTCCCGCAGAAGCCCCCGCTGAGCCCGATGGCCCGGCATTTGACGTTGAAGCGCTTGGCATCCCGACGGATGCGGACTCTATCGCGGATGGCCGGGTGATCGCCGAAACACATTGCGCAATCTGCCACGGCCTCGATCAGGATCCGCCACTGCGCACCGATGCGCCGCCTCTGCGCTATGTGCTGTCGCTCTATTCACCCGAAAGCCTGGCAGAAGACTTCCGCGCCGGCATTCATGTCGGCCATGAAGACATGCCCGACTTCGTGTTCGGCGACTTGGGCATGGATGTGCTGCTGGCCTATCTTGTGTCCATTCAGGAAACCCCACCCGCATCCGAATAA
- a CDS encoding YraN family protein, which produces MPADGRRRAAEARGRQAERRAALWLRLKGYSILASRVKLPVGEIDLIARKGRLIAFVEVKARSRQEVALASVSVQSWHRIARAAEAWMGQRPKFSDFGWRYDLIVLAPGKLPGHLKDAWRPGLA; this is translated from the coding sequence ATGCCGGCTGACGGTAGGCGCCGCGCAGCCGAGGCGCGCGGGCGCCAGGCTGAACGCCGCGCCGCGCTATGGCTGCGCCTCAAAGGCTACTCGATACTGGCGTCACGGGTGAAGCTCCCCGTGGGTGAGATAGACCTTATCGCCCGCAAGGGGCGTCTGATCGCGTTCGTCGAGGTGAAAGCCCGCAGCCGACAGGAAGTTGCGCTGGCATCCGTCAGCGTCCAGTCGTGGCACCGGATTGCGCGCGCAGCTGAAGCCTGGATGGGACAGCGGCCCAAGTTCTCTGATTTCGGCTGGCGCTATGACCTGATCGTGCTTGCGCCAGGAAAATTACCGGGCCACCTGAAGGATGCCTGGCGGCCAGGGCTCGCCTGA